From one Nilaparvata lugens isolate BPH chromosome 2, ASM1435652v1, whole genome shotgun sequence genomic stretch:
- the LOC120350003 gene encoding uncharacterized protein LOC120350003: MKSSRLLISRIRLWKNISGSPSSRLDNWKRHINQEVGGGWRLTGDIGWRLGGDIGWRLGSGILRSFGDAWSDLRRRRYRVGRPHSLISLRRTLIGINRIDDVINLRRRQLG; encoded by the exons atgaagtcctccaggctgttgatatctcgcatccggctctggaaaaacatcagcggctcgccgagTAGTAGACTGGATAATTGGAAACGCCACattaaccaagag gttggtggcGGATGGCGGTTGACTGGCGATATCGGATGGCGATTGGGTGGCGATATCGGATGGCGATTGGGTAGCGGCATTCTCCGTTCCTTCGGCGAcgcttggagcgatctgcggagacgccggtaccgggttggacgccctcactccctcatctccctccgccggactctcatcggaattaatcgcatcgacgacgttatcaatcttcgtagaagacaattgggctaa